A region from the Haliaeetus albicilla chromosome 16, bHalAlb1.1, whole genome shotgun sequence genome encodes:
- the RRAS2 gene encoding ras-related protein R-Ras2 isoform X1, with protein MIELFFSSISSYFVTDYDPTIEDSYTKQCVIDERAARLDILDTAGQEEFGAMREQYMRTGEGFLLVFSVTDRGSFEEIYKFQRQILRVKDRDEFPMILVGNKADLDHQRQVTQEEGQQLARQLKVTYMEASAKIRLNVDQAFHELVRVIRKFQEQECPPSPEPTRKEKDKKGCHCVIF; from the exons tccTATTTTGTTACGGATTATGATCCAACGATTGAAGACTCCTACACCAAGCAGTGTGTCATAGATGAAAGAGCTGCGCGCTTGGACA TTCTGGATACAGCAGGACAAGAAGAATTTGGAGCCATGCGTGAACAGTACATGAGGACAGGGGAgggttttctgcttgttttctcaGTCACTGATAGAGGAAG TTTTGAAGAAATCTATAAGTTTCAGCGACAAATTCTTAGAGTGAAAGATCGCGATGAGTTTCCTATGATTCTAGTTGGTAATAAAGCAGATCTGGACCACCAAAGACAG GTGACGCAAGAGGAAGGTCAGCAGCTAGCACGGCAACTTAAAGTAACATACATGGAAGCCTCGGCAAAAATCAGATTGAATGTAGACCAAGCTTTTCATGAACTTGTCAGAGTTATAAG GAAATTTCAAGAACAAGAGTGCCCTCCTTCACCAGAGCCAACAcggaaagaaaaagacaagaaaggcTGCCATTGTGTTATTTTCTGA